A genomic window from Pseudoalteromonas piratica includes:
- a CDS encoding CYTH and CHAD domain-containing protein, translated as MDTEIELKFLVSEHVISQLPALITQFSKKVSNKASRNLQNAYFDTPSRELRALDIGLRTRCVDGECEQTVKLAGKVVGGFHQRPEYNMPISSSRPNIALFDSTIWPAGIEPNAISSNLFSIFNTNFIRRTWLLETESGTEIELVLDKGDISVSGQSVPICEVEMELISGDRSELFELANKLISCSEVRLGLYSKAARGYRLADDMPLVADAFLGYVQLDETATQERALEKCLQYGIEFVQKHEQCYIDAPKLKTLKRIVDGVSLIRHSFWLFEQVADKQVTKSLRKELKWLLETFSWVETAIQLRMFTSKKHAFHKRISAAPELEQVIDKLKSEQPSRESLLAIFHSSRYNQLILDLTRFLIEKRWRESWDQEQVVAASKPVKEIAAKLFENDWQEMQHLLPHDVVSAESYIAKRQKLHRNLLSGCCLGQLFEGALRDEFRGPWLDIIHGMDELATYDYLKQLCESQQEPDRFKSILLWLGQKNDGLLAAMEHSRLASQKLEPYWQ; from the coding sequence ATGGATACTGAAATAGAGCTGAAATTTTTAGTTTCAGAACACGTTATTTCTCAACTGCCAGCACTGATTACTCAGTTTTCAAAAAAAGTCAGTAATAAAGCTTCACGTAATTTACAAAATGCCTACTTTGATACGCCTAGTCGCGAACTAAGAGCGCTTGATATTGGTTTGCGTACGCGTTGTGTGGATGGTGAATGTGAGCAAACCGTTAAACTTGCGGGTAAAGTAGTGGGTGGCTTTCACCAACGTCCTGAATACAATATGCCAATTAGTAGCTCGCGTCCCAATATTGCGTTATTCGACAGTACAATTTGGCCTGCTGGTATTGAACCTAACGCAATTAGTAGCAATCTTTTTTCAATATTTAATACCAATTTTATTCGTCGCACTTGGCTCCTTGAAACTGAATCGGGTACTGAAATTGAGTTAGTATTAGATAAAGGTGATATTTCAGTTTCAGGTCAGAGTGTGCCTATTTGCGAAGTTGAAATGGAATTAATTAGCGGCGACAGAAGCGAATTGTTTGAGCTTGCAAACAAGCTAATTAGTTGCAGCGAAGTGCGCTTAGGTTTATACAGCAAAGCTGCGCGCGGTTATCGTTTAGCGGATGATATGCCATTAGTGGCAGACGCATTCTTAGGCTATGTTCAGCTTGATGAAACGGCAACGCAAGAACGAGCACTCGAGAAATGTTTGCAGTATGGTATTGAGTTTGTGCAAAAGCATGAGCAGTGTTACATCGATGCGCCAAAACTAAAGACCTTAAAACGCATTGTTGATGGTGTGAGTTTAATTCGCCATAGTTTTTGGCTGTTTGAACAAGTGGCTGACAAACAAGTTACGAAATCGCTTCGTAAAGAGTTGAAATGGCTATTAGAAACGTTTTCGTGGGTAGAAACAGCCATTCAATTACGCATGTTTACGTCAAAAAAACATGCTTTTCATAAGCGTATTTCTGCCGCACCAGAGCTTGAGCAGGTTATTGACAAGCTTAAATCGGAACAACCTTCTCGTGAGAGTTTATTGGCCATTTTCCACAGTTCTCGATACAACCAATTAATTTTGGACTTAACACGCTTTTTAATTGAAAAGCGATGGCGAGAAAGCTGGGACCAAGAGCAGGTTGTTGCAGCCAGTAAGCCAGTTAAAGAAATAGCTGCAAAGCTATTTGAAAATGATTGGCAAGAAATGCAACATTTGCTACCACATGATGTGGTTAGCGCTGAAAGTTACATTGCAAAACGGCAAAAACTGCACCGCAATTTATTGAGTGGCTGTTGTTTAGGTCAATTGTTTGAAGGCGCATTACGCGATGAGTTTAGAGGTCCTTGGCTCGATATTATCCATGGAATGGACGAACTTGCGACTTACGATTATTTAAAACAATTGTGCGAATCACAACAAGAGCCTGACCGATTTAAGAGTATTTTACTTTGGTTAGGGCAAAAAAATGATGGCTTGCTTGCGGCGATGGAGCACAGCCGTCTTGCTAGTCAAAAATTGGAGCCATACTGGCAATAA
- a CDS encoding START domain-containing protein has protein sequence MRLLLLLTLVCASSHAFEWQQDKNKQGIEVYQQALGNGLLKLKAITVTEGCLASFESLLFDTQNANKWLSNVEKVTVLKSPSPNEHIVYTQFNAPWPIKNRDMVTYSRIYRTSKSQTQIGIQAAPNVYPKQSNYIRIEHVEASWVINQLSQNKISIEYQAIADPAGKIPLWLGNSVAKSNVFNTFKKMRARLKLYTCN, from the coding sequence ATGCGCCTTTTGCTGTTGTTGACACTTGTTTGTGCATCGAGTCATGCATTCGAGTGGCAACAAGATAAAAACAAACAAGGGATTGAAGTTTACCAGCAAGCACTTGGTAATGGGCTGCTAAAACTTAAAGCCATCACAGTAACCGAAGGGTGTTTAGCATCCTTCGAATCCCTTCTATTTGATACACAAAACGCAAATAAATGGCTTAGTAATGTTGAAAAGGTGACGGTATTAAAGTCGCCATCACCAAATGAGCATATTGTGTATACCCAATTTAATGCGCCTTGGCCGATTAAAAATCGCGATATGGTGACTTACTCACGTATTTATCGAACGTCCAAGTCACAGACGCAAATAGGCATTCAAGCGGCACCCAATGTGTATCCAAAGCAAAGTAATTATATTCGTATTGAGCATGTGGAAGCGAGCTGGGTGATTAATCAACTTAGTCAAAATAAGATTTCGATTGAGTACCAAGCGATTGCAGATCCCGCGGGTAAAATTCCACTTTGGTTAGGAAATTCAGTCGCAAAATCGAATGTCTTTAATACCTTCAAAAAAATGAGAGCGCGGCTGAAACTATATACTTGCAATTAA